One genomic segment of Rivularia sp. PCC 7116 includes these proteins:
- a CDS encoding GrpB family protein, with protein MDEIEIVKHNPNWANMFEAEAEAIRAVVEKDFIAEIQHIGSTAVPGLAAKPIIDIMVGLRNLSDATKIIKPLEDLGYVYWADNPNPERMFFVKGMPPYGTKRTHHVHVVKINGGFWQRRLFRDYLSTHPEEAQRYETLKRDLAARFRHDREAYTEAKTDYIRQVMEKTRQEFNL; from the coding sequence ATGGATGAAATAGAGATTGTAAAACATAACCCAAATTGGGCGAATATGTTTGAAGCAGAAGCGGAAGCTATTCGCGCAGTCGTGGAAAAAGATTTTATTGCGGAAATTCAACATATTGGTTCGACTGCGGTACCGGGATTAGCTGCAAAACCAATTATCGATATTATGGTTGGGTTACGCAATTTATCTGATGCGACAAAAATTATTAAACCTTTAGAAGATTTGGGTTATGTATATTGGGCTGATAATCCCAATCCCGAAAGAATGTTTTTTGTTAAAGGAATGCCACCATATGGAACAAAGCGTACACATCACGTTCACGTAGTGAAGATTAATGGTGGATTTTGGCAGCGTCGATTATTTAGAGATTATTTAAGCACTCACCCAGAAGAAGCGCAAAGATATGAAACATTGAAGCGGGATTTAGCAGCGCGATTTCGTCACGATAGGGAAGCTTATACAGAAGCAAAAACCGATTATATTCGACAAGTCATGGAAAAAACTCGTCAAGAGTTTAACCTATAG
- a CDS encoding SDR family NAD(P)-dependent oxidoreductase, with amino-acid sequence MDFNIKDKIAVVTGGDSGIGIATAKLLITEGVKVALIDKTDEKLKQAAEEVGKIGEVMYVKADLRELAQVENAKSQILQRFGKVDILVNAAGITGATGDFLEITDEEWHNTIEVDLMSAVRVCRAFIPSMRESGWGRVVLISSEDALQPYTDELPYCAAKAGVLNLAKGLSKAYAKDGVLINSVSPAFIATPMTDAMMKQQAEEKGISFEEAIAQFLKNDRPHLELQRRGKAQEVAAVIAFLCSQQASFVLGANYRVDGGSVASI; translated from the coding sequence ATGGATTTTAATATTAAAGATAAGATTGCTGTCGTCACTGGTGGTGATTCTGGTATTGGTATTGCCACTGCAAAATTACTTATTACTGAAGGTGTAAAAGTTGCTTTAATTGATAAAACTGACGAAAAGTTAAAGCAAGCTGCCGAAGAAGTGGGAAAAATTGGCGAGGTAATGTACGTTAAAGCTGATTTACGAGAGCTTGCACAAGTAGAAAATGCGAAAAGCCAAATTTTGCAACGTTTTGGCAAGGTTGATATTTTAGTTAATGCAGCCGGAATTACCGGAGCAACGGGAGATTTCCTGGAAATAACTGATGAAGAATGGCACAACACAATCGAAGTCGATTTAATGTCAGCAGTGCGGGTTTGTCGTGCTTTCATTCCTTCAATGCGGGAATCTGGTTGGGGAAGGGTGGTTTTGATAAGTTCCGAAGATGCTTTACAACCTTACACAGACGAACTACCTTACTGTGCTGCCAAAGCTGGCGTACTCAATTTAGCTAAGGGATTATCAAAAGCCTACGCAAAAGATGGCGTACTGATAAATTCAGTTTCTCCCGCTTTCATTGCGACTCCCATGACAGACGCGATGATGAAACAGCAAGCAGAAGAGAAAGGAATTAGTTTTGAAGAAGCTATTGCCCAATTTTTGAAAAATGATCGTCCTCATCTCGAACTTCAACGTCGTGGTAAAGCCCAAGAAGTAGCCGCAGTAATTGCCTTTTTATGTTCGCAGCAAGCAAGCTTTGTGCTTGGTGCAAATTATCGCGTTGATGGTGGTTCAGTTGCAAGTATTTAG
- a CDS encoding PspA/IM30 family protein: MKKAVYWLMGEKAGRTIYGVWNWLWGLPVESGGKVAVAVAEESLQSMQESVQKLAQAVASQEAAYKRTKQKYEEKVKELKTFENQALIAQKQGNQEAARMAMTRVVQAEQILPRLEEMVKQAETAVSASTDKLNRERIKLEAYKADMQNMKDISEVNAALEQIAKVNNEFDIGSAKSQFESAKGAVERRNLSAEALARLSENPAEKLQADLENMTLDDEVARRLQMLEKSDSKQLPE, encoded by the coding sequence ATGAAAAAAGCTGTTTATTGGTTAATGGGTGAAAAAGCCGGACGCACTATATACGGAGTTTGGAATTGGCTGTGGGGACTGCCTGTAGAGTCTGGTGGTAAGGTTGCTGTAGCGGTTGCAGAAGAATCTCTACAATCGATGCAAGAATCAGTGCAAAAGTTGGCTCAAGCTGTTGCTTCGCAAGAGGCTGCTTATAAAAGAACAAAGCAGAAATACGAAGAAAAAGTTAAAGAGTTAAAAACCTTTGAAAATCAAGCTTTAATAGCGCAGAAGCAGGGTAATCAAGAAGCTGCACGAATGGCTATGACTAGAGTTGTCCAAGCCGAACAAATTTTACCCAGGCTTGAAGAAATGGTTAAACAGGCTGAAACTGCGGTAAGTGCTTCTACGGACAAACTAAACAGAGAGCGGATTAAGTTAGAAGCTTATAAAGCTGACATGCAAAATATGAAAGATATCTCCGAGGTGAATGCAGCATTAGAACAGATTGCCAAAGTTAATAACGAATTTGATATCGGTTCGGCTAAAAGTCAGTTTGAATCCGCTAAAGGTGCTGTCGAACGTCGGAATTTAAGTGCAGAGGCTTTAGCTAGACTTTCAGAAAATCCAGCTGAAAAACTGCAAGCCGATCTAGAAAACATGACTTTAGATGACGAAGTAGCCCGTCGCTTACAAATGTTAGAAAAATCCGACTCTAAGCAATTACCAGAATAA
- the rpmI gene encoding 50S ribosomal protein L35, giving the protein MPKLKSRKAAAKRFRATGTGKIVRRKAFKNHILEKKTTDKKRKFSKAVLVDERDADNVRGMLPYLPRK; this is encoded by the coding sequence ATGCCTAAACTAAAATCTCGCAAAGCTGCTGCGAAACGATTTCGGGCTACTGGTACTGGTAAAATCGTTCGTCGCAAAGCTTTCAAAAACCACATTCTAGAAAAGAAGACTACCGATAAAAAGCGTAAATTTTCTAAAGCGGTACTCGTTGACGAGCGCGATGCAGATAATGTACGCGGTATGCTTCCATATTTACCAAGAAAGTAG
- a CDS encoding SMI1/KNR4 family protein produces MSVLTDSLNQIMRWLEKNRPDYAASFLPSLSDEEIREKLASVELELPEEIYELYRWRNGVEGGEDLKSLAYPSMAFMPLDEAIEYHLGIVDNVDIQEHEDFQAIFELLDANQVDIYSDTYLFPFIRSNCCFCAVLLSKEQQQDSPIIDISDALDLSMIFRSLTSMMQTLAEYFETGAYYLSEDNFLDWDEEKMEPIFQKYNPGLTLIG; encoded by the coding sequence ATGTCAGTTTTAACTGATTCTCTCAACCAAATCATGAGGTGGTTGGAGAAAAATAGACCAGATTATGCTGCTTCATTTTTACCGAGTTTAAGTGATGAAGAAATTCGGGAGAAATTAGCGAGTGTTGAATTAGAATTACCCGAAGAGATATATGAATTGTATCGTTGGAGAAATGGTGTTGAAGGTGGTGAGGATTTAAAATCCTTAGCTTATCCTTCGATGGCATTTATGCCTTTGGATGAAGCGATAGAATATCACTTGGGTATTGTTGATAATGTTGATATTCAAGAACATGAAGATTTTCAAGCTATATTTGAATTATTAGACGCGAACCAAGTAGATATTTACAGCGATACATATTTATTCCCATTTATTCGTTCTAATTGTTGTTTTTGCGCTGTTTTATTGAGTAAAGAACAGCAGCAAGATTCACCGATAATAGATATAAGCGATGCATTAGATTTAAGTATGATATTCCGAAGCTTGACATCAATGATGCAAACTTTAGCAGAATATTTTGAAACAGGTGCTTATTATTTAAGTGAAGATAATTTTCTAGATTGGGATGAAGAGAAAATGGAACCGATTTTTCAGAAATACAATCCGGGGCTAACTTTGATTGGTTGA
- a CDS encoding molybdopterin-dependent oxidoreductase, with product MKPNLYITRRKLLQVSGLSSISLLLGGCGTPLFEDLVGTLSEPLNQNLQSLLLKPQTPVPEFSPNEIEPEALIVNTYRFTPVINQEKFRLIIDGEVENPLSLSMEDIKNLPSTSTIIRHVCVEGWAAIVQWGGIRLRELVALAQPKQSVKYAYFKSADGYYSSWDIASALHPQTLLAYEKNGESLPVDNGAPLRLASPIKLGYKQSKWVTRVTLVSQLSRFQGYWEDQGYEWFAGL from the coding sequence ATGAAACCAAACTTATATATTACCCGTCGTAAATTATTGCAAGTTTCTGGATTATCTAGCATAAGTTTACTTTTAGGTGGCTGCGGTACTCCTCTGTTTGAAGATTTAGTGGGCACCCTTTCTGAGCCGTTGAATCAAAATTTACAATCTTTATTATTAAAACCTCAAACACCGGTACCGGAATTTTCCCCGAATGAAATCGAACCGGAAGCTTTAATTGTTAATACATATCGATTTACCCCAGTTATTAACCAAGAAAAATTTCGTTTAATTATTGATGGTGAGGTAGAAAATCCTCTGAGCTTGAGTATGGAAGATATCAAAAATTTACCTTCAACTTCTACAATAATTCGTCACGTTTGCGTTGAAGGATGGGCTGCAATTGTCCAATGGGGTGGTATTCGTTTGCGCGAACTTGTGGCTTTAGCACAACCAAAACAAAGCGTTAAATATGCCTATTTTAAATCTGCCGATGGTTATTATTCTAGTTGGGATATTGCTTCAGCTTTGCACCCTCAAACACTATTAGCTTACGAGAAAAACGGCGAGTCTTTACCAGTAGATAACGGTGCCCCCTTACGCTTGGCTTCACCGATTAAACTTGGCTACAAACAAAGTAAATGGGTTACAAGAGTAACTTTAGTTAGTCAATTATCACGATTTCAAGGCTATTGGGAAGATCAAGGTTATGAATGGTTTGCGGGATTATAA
- a CDS encoding substrate-binding domain-containing protein, with protein sequence MSKRSGPPPIVYILIALALIGGGYWWFFKRDTAPQTSNQISSENPVSQDNQPIAEAFPAPASVPSGTTIDIDGSTSMVTINQNLKRGFESKFPGTNVFTRARGSSNGIQGLIDGTIDVAAVSRPLTQQEQSQGLVAVPVANDAIAIIIGIDNTFVKKLSSNQVADIFQGKVNNWSQVGGSNGNIQVINRPPVSGTHQAFKELVLQGNNFATTSNITTLPRDETTGLIRALGNNGIGYATYAQVQNQSTARVLPIDGMTPQASNYPYTRKLFYVYKNPPSPQVQAFLGYTTSPEGQQAGFFGN encoded by the coding sequence ATGAGTAAAAGAAGCGGTCCTCCTCCAATTGTTTATATACTTATAGCCCTAGCCCTAATAGGTGGTGGTTATTGGTGGTTTTTTAAACGCGACACCGCACCCCAAACAAGCAATCAAATATCTTCTGAGAATCCAGTTTCTCAAGATAATCAACCTATAGCTGAAGCTTTCCCCGCACCAGCTTCCGTACCTAGCGGTACTACCATAGATATCGATGGCTCTACTAGCATGGTGACAATTAATCAAAATCTCAAAAGAGGTTTTGAGAGCAAATTTCCAGGTACGAATGTATTTACCCGTGCCCGAGGTAGCAGTAATGGTATTCAGGGACTGATAGATGGTACGATTGATGTCGCTGCGGTTTCCAGACCTTTAACTCAACAAGAACAAAGTCAGGGATTAGTTGCAGTACCCGTTGCAAACGATGCGATCGCAATTATTATCGGTATAGATAATACTTTTGTTAAAAAATTAAGCAGCAATCAAGTCGCAGATATTTTTCAGGGAAAAGTTAATAATTGGTCGCAAGTGGGTGGCTCAAATGGTAACATCCAGGTGATTAATCGTCCTCCAGTTAGCGGTACCCATCAAGCTTTCAAGGAATTAGTGCTGCAAGGAAATAATTTTGCTACCACATCAAATATCACCACACTACCAAGGGATGAAACTACGGGATTAATACGCGCCCTCGGTAATAACGGTATTGGCTATGCTACCTATGCTCAGGTTCAAAATCAATCAACAGCAAGAGTACTTCCTATAGACGGTATGACACCCCAAGCTTCTAACTATCCTTATACTCGAAAGTTGTTTTACGTTTACAAAAATCCTCCCAGCCCCCAAGTACAAGCATTTTTAGGTTATACAACTTCCCCCGAAGGACAACAAGCTGGATTTTTTGGTAATTAG
- a CDS encoding MFS transporter — MNNGKQILWLQVCGLAMVQGAITLSWVIYNFYLPKLLVQFGFSKSLAISLLILENALAVFMEPLMGSLSDNKQRWVASRFPFIMVGVLLSSALFIAIPCVVTFVSPTTVFKFILPPLLVAWALAMTVFRSPVLSLLGRYAMPKSLPMAVSVLTLIGGAIGSFRIAANDLLLSFGPIVTFAFGSFVLLGSAVVLRFIHPPEVVSDQPVDKHQAQAPLPISFQALGLIFVLGGSFAWGYRLLLDGVSKFLKLELNSDNIQLQMVIFGITAAIAALPAGLIAKKIGNRQAMLGGIGIVVLLMLLLPLIGANIILLAPLAISSSFILNGTIPFALEMVPPDRGGLGIGMYFGGVGLAMSIFGSIFSKPQAISPQFAALMSAIAFCLVLGCVVASKFIRRENKI, encoded by the coding sequence ATGAATAACGGTAAACAAATCCTGTGGCTTCAGGTTTGTGGTTTGGCAATGGTGCAGGGTGCAATTACTCTTAGCTGGGTAATTTACAATTTTTACTTGCCGAAGTTATTAGTGCAATTCGGTTTCTCTAAATCTTTGGCAATAAGCTTGCTAATTTTAGAAAATGCTTTAGCTGTGTTTATGGAACCCTTGATGGGTTCGCTTTCCGATAACAAACAACGTTGGGTTGCAAGTCGCTTTCCTTTTATTATGGTTGGGGTTTTGCTTTCTTCGGCTTTGTTTATTGCGATTCCATGCGTTGTTACTTTTGTTTCACCAACAACGGTATTTAAATTTATTTTGCCACCGTTGCTAGTAGCTTGGGCTTTAGCAATGACGGTATTTCGCAGTCCGGTACTGTCTTTGTTGGGACGCTATGCAATGCCAAAAAGTTTACCAATGGCAGTCAGTGTCTTAACTTTAATTGGCGGAGCTATTGGTTCTTTTAGAATTGCTGCTAATGATTTACTGCTTAGTTTTGGTCCAATTGTGACCTTTGCTTTTGGTTCTTTTGTACTGTTAGGTTCGGCAGTAGTATTGAGATTTATTCATCCTCCGGAAGTTGTATCCGATCAACCAGTTGATAAACACCAAGCACAAGCACCCTTACCTATATCTTTTCAAGCACTGGGGTTAATTTTTGTTTTAGGTGGTAGTTTTGCTTGGGGTTATCGGTTGTTGCTTGATGGAGTTAGTAAATTTCTCAAACTTGAATTAAATAGCGATAATATTCAGTTGCAAATGGTGATATTCGGGATTACAGCAGCTATCGCGGCTTTACCTGCTGGTTTAATTGCCAAAAAAATTGGTAATCGTCAAGCGATGCTTGGTGGTATTGGTATAGTGGTTTTGTTAATGCTACTGCTACCTTTGATTGGGGCAAATATTATACTTCTAGCTCCTTTAGCAATTAGCAGCAGTTTCATTTTGAACGGTACAATCCCCTTTGCTTTAGAAATGGTTCCTCCTGATAGAGGAGGATTGGGTATAGGGATGTACTTTGGTGGTGTTGGTTTAGCAATGAGTATTTTTGGTTCGATATTTAGTAAACCCCAAGCAATTTCACCACAGTTTGCCGCTTTGATGAGCGCGATCGCATTTTGTCTAGTTTTAGGATGTGTTGTTGCAAGTAAATTTATTCGGCGAGAAAACAAAATATAG
- a CDS encoding transporter substrate-binding domain-containing protein: protein MIDWFISRLIYRHNRQYNGWRKLHLLLSAAIFLCSTCLFLNVGTSPAFAVSLQEIQQRGYITVAVKDNLPPLAFRDENGDLQGLEIEIAQRLAKDLLNKSEANNSEKLDKLDKLVKFKPVTNQQRLKAVEKGEVDMAIAKVTATPSRQRIVNFSVPYYFDGGIVAIKNTSFQKLSDLENSKIAVLKNSSTIAALRYYLPKAELVGVDSYLEGQRLIDNNQVAAFAADITSLSNWIKQNPQYRLLPTKISTQPLSVVMPKGLQYDELRRKVSLLIGSYLQQGWLKERAQYWGLPMDSYQLSVNSEQ from the coding sequence ATGATTGATTGGTTTATTTCGCGGTTAATTTATCGACATAATCGGCAATACAATGGTTGGCGTAAGTTACATCTATTACTATCCGCTGCAATATTTCTATGCTCCACTTGTTTGTTCCTCAATGTTGGAACATCACCCGCATTTGCTGTATCTTTACAAGAAATTCAGCAGCGCGGCTATATTACTGTTGCAGTCAAAGATAATCTTCCCCCGCTAGCATTTCGAGACGAAAACGGCGATTTACAAGGATTAGAAATAGAAATAGCGCAAAGATTAGCGAAAGACTTGTTAAATAAATCAGAAGCTAATAATTCAGAAAAATTAGATAAATTAGATAAATTAGTTAAATTTAAACCCGTCACCAATCAACAGCGACTCAAAGCAGTTGAAAAAGGTGAAGTAGATATGGCAATTGCTAAAGTAACGGCAACACCTTCACGACAGCGCATTGTAAATTTCAGCGTTCCTTACTACTTCGATGGTGGGATTGTAGCGATAAAAAACACATCATTTCAAAAACTATCCGACTTAGAAAACAGTAAAATAGCCGTTCTCAAAAACTCCAGCACCATAGCCGCATTAAGATATTACCTCCCGAAAGCCGAATTAGTTGGAGTTGATTCCTACTTAGAAGGACAAAGACTAATCGATAACAACCAAGTAGCAGCCTTTGCCGCCGATATAACAAGTTTGAGCAACTGGATAAAACAAAATCCTCAATACCGGTTGCTACCGACAAAAATATCAACACAACCCTTGTCAGTAGTAATGCCGAAAGGATTGCAATACGACGAACTGCGAAGAAAAGTAAGTCTACTAATTGGTAGTTATTTACAACAAGGCTGGTTGAAAGAGCGCGCACAATATTGGGGTTTGCCAATGGACAGTTATCAGTTATCAGTGAACAGTGAACAGTGA
- a CDS encoding EAL domain-containing response regulator encodes MTKILVIEDEEAVRENILDLLEAEDFEVISAPNGRVGVDLALKGSPDLILCDLMMPEINGFAVLALLREKFNTSAVPFIFLTARSAKADFRQGMELGADDYLTKPFTRAELLSAISTRLQRQAAIIKNPASHADVKAYPREMRIIESTLRRTIDKGHFREFQMYYQPIVDIKSGNMISVESLIRWWSPKLGLVSPAELIPLAESTGLIVPLSDWILETVCKQTRTWLDSGLEAIPGCVNISAAQCAQPNFVEKVANCLSTNNLEPHYLELEFSETTIMQDVNKTIDILQQLKSLGVKITMDDFGTGNSSLIYLKKIPLHTIKIDNYFIYNLPQDGQKLAITKALIQMGQNLNLKVVAEGVETVSELNILRDLRCHAMQGFLFTQPLQSADFEQMLISKQTLHI; translated from the coding sequence ATGACTAAGATTTTAGTAATCGAAGATGAAGAAGCAGTACGTGAAAATATTTTAGATTTATTAGAAGCCGAAGATTTTGAAGTTATTTCTGCTCCTAACGGTAGAGTCGGAGTTGATTTAGCGCTTAAGGGATCGCCAGATTTGATTTTATGCGATTTGATGATGCCAGAAATCAACGGTTTTGCAGTATTAGCATTATTACGCGAAAAGTTTAACACATCTGCTGTACCTTTTATATTTTTAACAGCTCGCTCTGCAAAAGCAGATTTTCGTCAAGGGATGGAATTAGGGGCTGATGATTATCTAACTAAACCATTTACACGTGCAGAATTATTAAGTGCAATTTCCACAAGATTGCAAAGACAAGCAGCTATTATCAAAAATCCAGCTTCCCATGCAGATGTGAAAGCATACCCTAGGGAAATGCGAATTATAGAAAGTACTTTGCGTCGCACCATCGACAAAGGTCATTTTCGCGAATTTCAAATGTACTATCAACCGATTGTTGATATAAAATCGGGCAACATGATTTCAGTGGAAAGCCTGATACGCTGGTGGAGTCCCAAATTGGGTTTAGTTTCCCCTGCGGAGTTGATTCCTTTAGCAGAATCTACTGGTTTAATCGTACCTTTGAGTGATTGGATATTAGAAACTGTTTGCAAACAAACCCGTACTTGGTTAGATAGTGGTTTAGAAGCTATACCGGGCTGTGTAAATATATCTGCGGCTCAATGTGCCCAACCTAATTTTGTTGAAAAAGTTGCAAATTGTCTATCTACTAATAATTTAGAACCCCACTATTTAGAATTAGAATTTTCCGAAACCACAATCATGCAGGATGTGAATAAAACCATTGATATCTTGCAGCAATTAAAATCATTAGGTGTAAAAATCACAATGGATGATTTTGGTACCGGCAATTCCTCTTTAATTTATTTGAAAAAAATTCCCTTACACACGATAAAAATCGATAACTATTTTATTTATAATTTGCCTCAAGACGGTCAAAAATTAGCAATTACTAAAGCTTTAATTCAAATGGGACAAAATCTGAATTTAAAGGTTGTTGCCGAAGGAGTAGAAACCGTTAGCGAACTGAACATTCTGCGCGATTTAAGATGTCATGCTATGCAAGGTTTTCTTTTTACTCAACCTTTGCAAAGTGCTGATTTTGAACAAATGTTAATCAGCAAGCAAACTTTGCATATTTAG
- the rplT gene encoding 50S ribosomal protein L20, translating into MPRVKRGNVARKRRKKILKLAKGFRGSHSTLFRTANQQVMKALRYAYRDRKKRKRDFRRLWITRINAACRQHGMSYSKFMGNLKKSNIEINRKMLAQMAILDPDGFSKVAEMASQAKG; encoded by the coding sequence ATGCCAAGAGTAAAGCGCGGTAATGTTGCTCGCAAACGCCGCAAAAAAATCCTTAAACTAGCCAAAGGCTTCCGTGGTTCTCACTCTACCTTGTTTAGAACCGCTAACCAACAGGTAATGAAAGCTTTGCGTTACGCTTATCGCGATCGCAAGAAACGCAAGCGTGATTTTCGTCGTCTGTGGATTACTCGTATCAATGCTGCTTGTCGTCAGCACGGCATGAGCTACAGCAAATTCATGGGTAATTTGAAAAAGTCAAACATCGAAATTAATCGTAAAATGTTGGCTCAAATGGCGATTTTAGATCCAGATGGTTTTAGCAAAGTTGCCGAAATGGCTAGTCAAGCCAAAGGTTAA
- the bchB gene encoding ferredoxin:protochlorophyllide reductase (ATP-dependent) subunit B, with product MKLAYWMYAGPAHIGTLRVASSFKNVHAIMHAPIGDDYFNVMRSMLERERNFTPVTTSVVDRNVLARGSQEKVVDNITRKDSEEHPDLIVLTPTCTSSILQEDLENFVERAQMDAKCDVMLADVNHYRVNELEAADRTLQQVVKYYIEKARKKGELPEGKTEKPSVNIIGVSTLGFHNLHDCTELKKLMNDLGVEVNAVIPEGASVHELKNLPRAWFNLVPYRELGMMSAKYLETEFGMPYVDIAPMGVVETARCIRKIQQVINQQGAEVDYEEFINEQTLHVSQAAWFSRSIDCQNLTGKKAVVFGDNTHAAAITKILAREMGIHVVWAGTYCKYDQEWFREQVSEYCDEVLITDNHAEIGDAIARVEPSAIFGTQMERHVGKRLNIPCGVIAAPIHIQNFPIGYKPFMGYEGTNQIADLVYNSFTLGMEDHLLEIFGGHDTKEVITKGISAESDLGWTKEGLAELNKIPGFVRGKVKRNTEKFARERGVKDINVEVLYAAKESVGA from the coding sequence ATGAAATTAGCTTACTGGATGTATGCAGGTCCCGCTCATATTGGTACTTTGCGCGTTGCCAGTTCTTTTAAGAACGTTCACGCCATTATGCACGCGCCGATTGGTGATGATTATTTTAATGTGATGCGATCTATGTTGGAACGCGAACGCAATTTTACTCCAGTAACGACTAGTGTTGTTGATCGTAATGTTCTTGCTCGCGGTTCTCAAGAAAAGGTTGTGGATAACATTACCCGCAAGGACTCTGAGGAACATCCTGATTTAATCGTATTGACTCCGACTTGCACTTCCAGCATTCTCCAAGAAGATTTAGAAAATTTTGTGGAAAGGGCGCAAATGGATGCTAAATGTGATGTGATGCTGGCTGATGTCAATCACTATCGCGTCAATGAATTGGAAGCCGCTGACAGAACTTTGCAGCAAGTTGTCAAATACTACATTGAAAAAGCGCGTAAAAAAGGCGAACTTCCAGAGGGAAAGACTGAAAAACCTTCTGTAAATATTATTGGTGTTTCAACACTCGGTTTTCATAACTTGCACGACTGCACCGAGTTGAAAAAGTTGATGAACGATTTAGGTGTTGAAGTTAATGCTGTCATACCAGAAGGTGCTTCCGTTCACGAGTTGAAGAATTTACCCCGCGCTTGGTTTAACTTAGTGCCTTACCGCGAACTTGGCATGATGTCAGCTAAGTATTTAGAAACCGAATTCGGAATGCCTTACGTTGATATTGCTCCAATGGGTGTAGTAGAAACTGCTCGCTGTATCCGTAAAATACAGCAGGTAATCAATCAACAAGGTGCAGAAGTCGATTACGAAGAATTTATCAACGAGCAAACCCTGCACGTATCTCAAGCAGCATGGTTCTCTCGTTCCATTGACTGTCAAAACTTAACAGGTAAAAAAGCCGTTGTATTTGGCGACAACACCCACGCTGCTGCTATCACCAAGATATTAGCGCGGGAAATGGGGATTCACGTCGTTTGGGCTGGTACTTACTGCAAATATGACCAAGAATGGTTCAGAGAGCAGGTTAGCGAATACTGCGACGAAGTACTGATTACCGACAATCATGCTGAAATAGGAGATGCGATCGCTAGAGTTGAGCCTTCAGCAATTTTCGGTACGCAAATGGAGCGTCATGTAGGTAAGCGGTTGAATATTCCTTGCGGTGTAATAGCTGCTCCGATTCACATTCAGAATTTTCCCATCGGATATAAGCCATTTATGGGTTATGAAGGAACCAATCAAATCGCCGACTTAGTATATAATTCCTTTACCTTGGGAATGGAAGATCACCTATTAGAAATCTTCGGTGGACACGATACCAAAGAAGTAATTACCAAAGGAATATCCGCCGAATCCGATTTAGGCTGGACAAAAGAAGGATTAGCAGAATTGAACAAAATTCCCGGATTTGTACGCGGAAAAGTGAAGCGAAATACCGAAAAATTTGCACGGGAAAGAGGTGTTAAAGATATTAACGTTGAGGTGCTTTACGCTGCGAAAGAATCTGTTGGTGCTTAG
- a CDS encoding tetratricopeptide repeat protein gives MNNDLATIYLSILVGLLFIAVIAVFRQIFKSRKQEGSFSKLRSKLKKEAGSVKEYYELGSIYSQKKLFTQAISLFQKAIKSAESEEETDAQTEDYVTLAYNGLGFAYFAQEQYDLSIRNYKEAIKRQPEYVTALNNLAHAYERKKLNAQALENYEKVLKLDSKNATAKRRAESLRRLVAA, from the coding sequence ATGAATAACGATTTAGCAACTATCTATCTATCTATTCTAGTCGGCTTGCTGTTTATAGCAGTTATAGCCGTTTTTCGTCAGATATTTAAATCTCGCAAACAAGAAGGTTCCTTTTCTAAATTACGCTCTAAATTAAAGAAAGAAGCGGGTTCGGTCAAAGAGTATTATGAATTAGGCAGCATTTATTCTCAGAAAAAACTGTTCACCCAAGCAATTAGCCTGTTTCAAAAAGCAATAAAATCAGCAGAATCAGAAGAAGAAACAGACGCTCAAACAGAAGATTATGTAACCTTAGCTTACAACGGCTTAGGTTTTGCATATTTTGCCCAAGAACAATACGACTTATCAATTCGCAACTATAAAGAAGCCATCAAAAGACAACCTGAATACGTTACAGCATTAAATAATTTAGCTCATGCTTACGAACGTAAAAAGTTGAATGCTCAAGCTTTGGAAAATTACGAAAAAGTATTAAAGCTTGATTCTAAAAACGCTACCGCCAAACGTCGCGCCGAATCTTTGAGAAGGTTGGTTGCGGCGTAA